A window from Pseudomonas alloputida encodes these proteins:
- a CDS encoding BcsE family c-di-GMP-binding protein, translated as MQLLAISGLSVESSQLHQQGLYWLACDAAEDASLLCRQVVEGMPDNARAALIADAQAMDDVLGALDATRGPAELALYEANSQATRYLVEDLPRLDARGRVLVLLAPAHAWADTEVEHWCNALRQALLAEAALLLVVSGGQSTALVERLRVFNQCLDGLGQVYRGKGGVRYLQHFWSNPLGKTATRDMELTRLSAGFAVAAAPQAPSDTGGDELLCLAQRPVLEGAPAFSEHWQVCESFEELGGKASRAVSATVIFAMDGGQRLDSLARQLHHLRQSRGNALKLVVREMASTLRYQDEQLLLACGASQIVPFGASLSRFLTMVESIQGYVWRRHLPTDFDALLARLRPLAICGLVAPRAFADAVQSMWHGVRNGEIVHQLLVLRPAPGLTPLQACSRTVFRRDGDIACVVGEVLFLFLFACRSEGVEQALDHIFQLSWKELFISQEVLAGVDSLATPAFLDSNLPQPPRSDTAAQLPAQAWSALAPRKVGLAKRGGA; from the coding sequence ATGCAGTTGTTGGCGATTTCCGGCCTGAGCGTCGAGAGCAGCCAGCTTCATCAACAAGGACTGTACTGGTTAGCCTGTGACGCCGCCGAAGACGCCTCCTTGCTATGCCGCCAGGTAGTCGAAGGCATGCCCGATAATGCCAGGGCAGCCCTGATCGCCGATGCGCAAGCCATGGATGACGTGCTGGGTGCGCTCGACGCGACGCGCGGTCCGGCCGAGCTGGCACTGTATGAGGCCAACTCGCAAGCCACCCGTTATCTGGTTGAAGACCTGCCTCGTCTTGATGCCCGTGGGCGTGTGCTGGTGCTGCTGGCACCGGCACACGCCTGGGCGGATACCGAAGTCGAGCACTGGTGCAATGCGCTGCGCCAGGCATTGTTGGCTGAAGCGGCGTTGCTGCTGGTCGTCAGTGGGGGGCAGAGCACTGCCTTGGTCGAGCGCCTGCGCGTTTTCAACCAGTGCCTCGATGGCCTGGGGCAGGTGTACCGCGGCAAAGGTGGGGTGCGCTACCTGCAGCATTTCTGGAGCAACCCGCTTGGCAAAACCGCCACCCGGGACATGGAGCTGACTCGGCTGAGCGCGGGCTTTGCCGTTGCTGCCGCGCCTCAGGCACCCAGCGACACCGGTGGTGACGAGTTGCTGTGCCTGGCCCAGCGCCCGGTACTGGAAGGCGCGCCAGCCTTCTCCGAACACTGGCAGGTCTGCGAAAGCTTTGAGGAACTGGGGGGCAAAGCCAGCCGTGCGGTGTCTGCCACGGTGATCTTTGCCATGGACGGTGGGCAGCGTCTGGATAGCCTGGCGCGCCAGCTGCACCACCTGCGGCAGTCGCGTGGCAACGCCTTGAAGCTGGTCGTGCGCGAAATGGCGTCGACCCTGCGTTATCAAGACGAACAGTTGCTGCTGGCTTGTGGTGCCAGCCAGATCGTGCCGTTCGGTGCCAGCTTGTCACGCTTCCTGACCATGGTAGAGAGCATCCAGGGTTACGTCTGGCGTCGACACCTGCCAACCGACTTCGACGCCTTGCTGGCACGCCTGCGGCCGCTGGCCATCTGCGGGTTGGTAGCGCCACGGGCGTTCGCCGATGCCGTGCAAAGCATGTGGCACGGGGTGCGCAACGGCGAAATCGTCCACCAGTTGCTGGTGTTGCGTCCGGCGCCTGGCCTGACCCCGCTGCAGGCTTGCTCGCGTACGGTATTCCGCCGTGATGGCGACATTGCCTGCGTGGTTGGCGAAGTGCTGTTCCTGTTCCTGTTCGCCTGCCGCTCCGAAGGGGTCGAGCAAGCGCTTGACCACATCTTCCAGCTGTCATGGAAAGAGCTGTTCATCAGCCAGGAGGTACTTGCCGGCGTCGACAGCCTGGCCACTCCGGCCTTCCTCGACAGCAACCTACCGCAGCCACCCCGCAGCGACACGGCGGCGCAACTGCCTGCACAGGCATGGTCGGCGCTGGCACCGCGCAAGGTTGGCCTGGCCAAGCGGGGTGGCGCATGA
- the bcsG gene encoding cellulose biosynthesis protein BcsG, translating into MTNTTITLPVLARWPGLGGWNLYFFAKFLLVALGMLDFQALPNLLFAAFLLVPLPGKWLRIARQLLAVPIGIALFYQDTWLPPFSRLLAQPGVLDFSWDYLLELLGRFINWNLLGALAMLLVGYLYLRHWLRLSTLSLLGLAWLSVGGLPSLVAGQAPGVAARTAAEPAPATAAADNATLDSWLERFFASERERVTAFPAVSADEQPFDLLVINICSLAWDDLSAVGLRDNPLLSRMDVIFDQFNSATSYSGPAAIRVLRASCGQSSHAGLYQPAPEQCLLFQNLARLGFQSNTLLNHSGRFDNFIGDITQQRMPQPGMRNTDFPRALVGFDGSPIASDLDVLRRWWGQRKGTPDEHVSLFYNSISLHDGNRIVTADGGTRVADYATRANRLFGELGTFLDELEGSGRRVVVAIVPEHGAALHGDRMQLSGMREIPTPSITHVPVGLKFIGMGQPARNEPLRVTAATSYLALSELISRVYAGLGQQQVLDVPGLLTDLPTTEQVAETSGAQVLNYQGRAYMRLQGQPDWQPIPKERP; encoded by the coding sequence ATGACTAATACCACCATCACCCTCCCGGTACTGGCCCGCTGGCCTGGACTGGGAGGGTGGAACCTCTATTTTTTTGCAAAGTTTCTGCTGGTCGCGCTGGGCATGCTCGACTTCCAGGCGCTGCCGAACCTGTTGTTCGCTGCGTTTCTGCTTGTCCCTTTGCCGGGCAAGTGGCTGCGTATTGCCCGGCAACTGCTGGCGGTGCCAATCGGTATCGCGCTTTTCTACCAGGACACCTGGCTGCCACCCTTCAGCCGCCTGCTGGCGCAGCCGGGGGTGCTGGACTTCTCGTGGGACTATCTGCTCGAGCTGCTGGGCCGCTTCATCAACTGGAACCTGCTGGGGGCGCTGGCAATGTTGCTGGTGGGTTACCTGTACCTACGCCATTGGCTGCGCCTGAGCACCCTGAGCCTGCTGGGGTTGGCATGGCTGTCGGTCGGCGGCTTGCCGTCGCTGGTTGCAGGCCAGGCGCCCGGCGTGGCGGCGCGTACCGCAGCCGAACCCGCGCCTGCCACTGCAGCAGCCGACAATGCCACGCTCGACAGCTGGCTTGAGCGCTTCTTCGCCAGTGAGCGCGAGCGGGTGACGGCGTTCCCTGCCGTGAGTGCCGATGAGCAACCGTTCGACCTGCTGGTAATCAACATCTGCTCGCTGGCCTGGGATGACCTGTCCGCCGTGGGGCTGCGGGACAACCCACTGTTGTCGCGCATGGACGTGATCTTCGACCAGTTCAACTCGGCGACCTCCTACAGCGGCCCGGCCGCAATCCGTGTGCTGCGTGCCAGCTGTGGGCAGTCGTCGCACGCTGGCCTGTACCAACCGGCCCCGGAGCAGTGCCTGTTGTTCCAGAACCTGGCCCGGCTGGGTTTCCAGAGCAACACCTTGCTCAACCACAGCGGCCGGTTCGACAACTTCATCGGCGACATTACCCAGCAGCGCATGCCGCAACCGGGCATGCGCAATACCGACTTCCCACGGGCACTGGTGGGCTTCGACGGCTCGCCGATTGCCAGTGACCTGGATGTCTTGCGCCGTTGGTGGGGGCAACGCAAAGGCACCCCGGACGAACATGTGTCACTGTTCTACAACAGCATCAGCCTGCATGACGGCAACCGTATCGTCACCGCCGACGGCGGTACCCGCGTGGCCGACTATGCCACCCGCGCCAATCGCCTGTTTGGCGAACTTGGCACCTTCCTTGACGAACTGGAGGGCAGTGGCCGCCGCGTAGTGGTGGCCATTGTCCCTGAGCATGGGGCCGCGTTGCATGGTGATCGCATGCAGTTGTCGGGCATGCGCGAAATTCCCACGCCGTCGATTACCCATGTGCCGGTCGGCCTGAAGTTCATCGGCATGGGCCAGCCTGCCCGCAACGAGCCGCTGCGGGTCACTGCTGCCACCAGCTACCTGGCGCTGTCCGAGCTGATCTCGCGTGTGTATGCGGGCCTCGGCCAGCAGCAGGTGCTGGATGTGCCCGGCCTGCTGACCGACCTGCCAACCACCGAGCAGGTTGCCGAAACCTCTGGCGCACAGGTGCTGAATTACCAGGGGCGCGCCTACATGCGCCTGCAAGGCCAGCCTGACTGGCAGCCGATCCCCAAGGAGCGCCCATGA
- the bcsF gene encoding cellulose biosynthesis protein BcsF, which yields MNFVQLLQVVGITALVTLGLALLLVRLCSALRGVLRRRLPPRYLKPLGVRRRAARQEPQND from the coding sequence ATGAACTTCGTGCAACTGCTGCAGGTGGTCGGCATTACCGCACTCGTCACGCTGGGCCTGGCCTTGTTGCTAGTGCGCCTGTGTTCGGCATTACGTGGCGTGTTGCGCCGTCGCCTTCCCCCCCGTTACCTGAAACCGCTGGGCGTACGCCGCCGCGCTGCACGCCAGGAACCCCAGAATGACTAA
- the tssM gene encoding type VI secretion system membrane subunit TssM, with translation MNQIWTQLKRWGWPWVTRIGLALPLLLGLGALLMLVAIWWLGPQWTWREQQPLASVAHRSVASLVLVLVPLLCWLGVLRTRFRRLQAERRQALAAEQDVALPFVQAQERALSQGLERYLDNAGGRRALYRLPWYLVLGDEQSGKSSFIDRTDQRFTLTRIDQAQARGRQTQAMAYPVGWWVSDDAVIIDPPGVFISQKPPVGSAANAPSEASAPPGIQARLWEHLLGWLQRKRSQRALNGVLLVVDLPALLHGRPEQRVALAHGLRTRLYEVSSQLGARLPLYVVLTKFDLLDGFDQFYSQLPAAKRKSLLGFTFKLDAVDAFDAWLDEYDEHYGRLLTQLQEQVIDRLDVLGKTAPCGRLFSLHAQLIGLRPILQAFLRETLASDRFTTPPLVRGVYWSSVVQQGDMRNAFVREAAQPYTTKLPLREGKAQGKALVYFIQQAFRRVIYQEAGLAGDNVRVARSKRHLLWVGSGVGILAFSIAVASWQRYADINGAKAASVLAKSQEYSGHEVDMRLDPTGRNLLAPLDQIRDAVAVFGDYRAAWPVVADFGLYQGRNIGPLVDEAYLSLLSKRFLPALASGVIDAMNAAPPGSEQQMAALRVYRMIEDRNSRRPEWVEDWMARQWQRAFPGQGQLQRDLMQHLKYALAYADTDLPQYRQRVSEVQQALRKLPLPQRVYAGLKQQSYQQLHAGLDLRHQVGPAFDVVYQPSSGARQGDEDVRLAAMLTAKGFREYFEPHSQRFAEMAMVDQWALGERSQLDYSDVDRDALTERLYNLYSADYIDSWRRALTAFTVADFRDLDHGVAILEQLTGPAAPLQRLLDTVRDNTSLAPPAAVEASGELSTLRVATGKPEQQQALAIQRAFAGLGAMLQATGEKPSYYDETLGAVAAVLDYAKAVQDSPDRGKAALQAVHQRFAMTGQDPIGTLQRIATGLPEPISHQVRKLADQTAQVLNVEALRELERRWDADVYSFFQQRLAGRYPFVVKAPDASLDDFEAFFGPKGRLQQFNDRYLKVFLKDNLEALQSAQHGQSLIRADVIEQLELAERIRETFFDQRGKLSVQFSIEPLGLSANQRTSLLDLDGQLIAYTHGPSHITGIVWPNTLGQQVRSNLTLLRQNGNSSSLEYRGPWSMFRLLSRGALNGRTATSVDLSFRTGDGVMRYRLNAEKAFNPITQQPFKGFRLPRGLLQQPASVVQAVLPDGQRL, from the coding sequence GCCTTGCTGATGCTGGTCGCCATCTGGTGGCTTGGCCCGCAATGGACGTGGCGTGAGCAGCAGCCGCTGGCAAGTGTGGCTCATCGCAGCGTGGCAAGCCTGGTGCTGGTGCTGGTGCCGCTTCTGTGCTGGCTTGGGGTGCTGCGCACGCGCTTTCGCCGCCTGCAAGCGGAGCGCCGCCAGGCACTGGCCGCCGAACAGGATGTCGCGCTACCATTCGTGCAGGCGCAAGAGCGGGCCTTGAGCCAGGGGCTTGAGCGGTACCTCGACAATGCCGGTGGGCGACGCGCGTTGTACCGGCTGCCCTGGTACCTGGTGTTGGGCGACGAACAGTCCGGTAAAAGCAGCTTCATCGACCGCACCGATCAGCGCTTTACCCTGACGCGTATCGACCAGGCCCAGGCACGGGGCCGACAGACTCAAGCAATGGCCTACCCGGTAGGCTGGTGGGTCAGCGACGATGCCGTGATCATCGACCCGCCCGGTGTTTTCATCAGTCAAAAACCACCGGTGGGCTCGGCGGCCAACGCCCCCTCCGAAGCCTCCGCGCCGCCCGGCATCCAGGCCCGGTTATGGGAGCACCTGTTGGGCTGGCTGCAGCGTAAGCGAAGCCAGCGGGCGCTCAATGGAGTGTTGCTGGTGGTCGACCTGCCGGCGTTGCTGCATGGCAGGCCCGAGCAGCGCGTCGCGCTGGCCCATGGGTTGCGCACACGCCTGTACGAAGTGAGCAGTCAGTTGGGGGCGCGCCTGCCGCTGTACGTGGTACTGACCAAATTCGATCTGCTGGACGGCTTCGACCAGTTCTACAGCCAGCTTCCGGCCGCCAAGCGTAAAAGCCTGTTGGGGTTCACCTTCAAGCTGGATGCGGTTGACGCGTTCGACGCCTGGCTGGATGAGTATGACGAGCACTACGGGCGGCTTCTCACCCAATTGCAGGAGCAGGTCATCGACCGGCTGGATGTACTGGGCAAGACAGCGCCGTGCGGGCGCCTGTTCTCACTGCATGCACAGTTGATCGGGTTGCGCCCCATACTGCAGGCATTCCTGCGCGAAACCTTGGCGAGTGACCGGTTCACCACGCCACCCTTGGTACGTGGTGTGTACTGGTCGTCAGTGGTACAGCAAGGCGACATGCGCAATGCCTTTGTCCGAGAAGCGGCTCAGCCCTACACGACGAAGCTGCCCCTGCGTGAAGGTAAGGCACAGGGGAAGGCGTTGGTCTATTTCATCCAGCAAGCATTCAGGCGGGTTATCTATCAGGAAGCCGGGCTGGCGGGTGACAATGTTCGGGTTGCGCGCAGCAAGCGCCACTTGCTGTGGGTGGGCTCTGGTGTAGGCATCCTGGCGTTCAGTATCGCCGTTGCCAGCTGGCAGCGTTACGCCGACATCAATGGCGCCAAGGCTGCCAGTGTGCTCGCCAAAAGCCAGGAGTACAGCGGTCACGAAGTCGATATGCGTCTTGATCCGACCGGGCGCAACCTGCTGGCGCCACTGGACCAGATTCGCGATGCGGTCGCGGTGTTTGGCGACTATCGTGCGGCCTGGCCGGTGGTTGCCGATTTTGGCTTGTATCAAGGGCGCAACATTGGTCCCTTGGTTGATGAGGCGTACCTCAGCTTGTTGTCTAAACGTTTCTTGCCGGCCTTGGCCAGTGGTGTGATCGATGCCATGAACGCAGCACCACCTGGCAGCGAGCAACAAATGGCCGCGCTCAGGGTTTACCGGATGATCGAGGACCGCAACAGCCGCCGGCCCGAATGGGTCGAGGACTGGATGGCCCGTCAGTGGCAACGGGCCTTTCCTGGCCAGGGGCAGTTGCAGCGTGACCTCATGCAGCACCTGAAATACGCCTTGGCCTATGCCGATACCGATTTGCCGCAGTACCGCCAGCGGGTCAGCGAAGTGCAGCAGGCGCTGCGCAAATTGCCGTTGCCACAGCGGGTCTATGCAGGGCTGAAACAACAATCGTACCAGCAGTTGCACGCCGGGCTGGACCTGCGCCACCAGGTAGGGCCTGCGTTCGATGTGGTGTACCAGCCGTCTTCCGGGGCCAGGCAAGGGGATGAGGATGTACGGCTGGCCGCCATGCTCACCGCCAAAGGCTTCAGGGAATACTTCGAGCCGCACAGCCAACGCTTCGCTGAAATGGCGATGGTTGATCAATGGGCATTGGGGGAGCGCAGTCAACTCGACTATTCGGACGTCGACCGCGATGCGCTGACCGAGCGGCTGTATAACCTCTACAGCGCCGATTACATTGACAGCTGGCGGCGCGCCCTGACCGCTTTTACGGTGGCTGACTTCCGTGATCTGGACCATGGTGTCGCGATCCTGGAGCAGTTGACCGGCCCCGCAGCACCATTGCAACGGCTGCTGGATACGGTCAGGGATAACACCTCGCTTGCGCCTCCAGCAGCTGTTGAAGCATCGGGTGAGCTGAGTACGCTGCGCGTAGCAACCGGAAAACCCGAGCAACAGCAAGCGTTGGCCATCCAGCGGGCGTTTGCAGGCCTTGGCGCCATGCTGCAGGCGACAGGAGAAAAGCCGAGCTACTACGATGAAACCCTTGGCGCTGTTGCGGCCGTGCTGGACTACGCCAAGGCCGTACAGGACAGCCCGGACCGCGGCAAGGCTGCTTTGCAGGCCGTGCATCAGCGCTTTGCGATGACAGGGCAGGACCCGATAGGCACCCTCCAACGTATTGCCACAGGTTTACCGGAGCCTATCAGCCACCAGGTCAGAAAGCTCGCCGACCAGACTGCCCAGGTGCTGAACGTTGAAGCACTGCGCGAACTGGAGCGACGTTGGGATGCTGACGTGTACAGTTTTTTCCAGCAACGCCTGGCAGGCCGCTACCCCTTTGTGGTGAAGGCACCCGATGCTTCTTTGGATGACTTCGAGGCGTTCTTCGGGCCGAAAGGGCGCCTGCAGCAGTTTAATGATCGGTATCTCAAGGTTTTCCTGAAGGACAACCTTGAGGCCTTGCAGTCCGCTCAGCACGGGCAATCCCTGATTCGTGCCGACGTGATCGAGCAGCTCGAGCTGGCGGAGCGCATCCGCGAAACCTTCTTCGATCAGCGTGGCAAGCTAAGTGTGCAGTTCAGCATCGAGCCCTTGGGGCTCAGTGCAAACCAGCGTACCAGCCTGCTGGACCTGGATGGCCAGTTGATTGCCTACACCCATGGGCCAAGCCATATCACGGGTATTGTCTGGCCCAATACCTTGGGGCAGCAGGTCCGCAGCAATCTCACCTTGCTAAGGCAAAATGGCAACAGCAGCAGCCTGGAGTACCGTGGCCCGTGGTCGATGTTCCGCTTGCTCAGCCGCGGTGCGCTCAATGGCCGGACGGCGACCAGCGTGGACCTGAGCTTCAGGACCGGAGATGGCGTGATGCGCTATCGGCTTAACGCTGAAAAAGCCTTCAATCCCATTACCCAGCAACCTTTCAAAGGCTTCCGCTTGCCCCGAGGCTTGTTGCAACAGCCAGCCAGTGTGGTGCAGGCGGTGCTACCGGATGGGCAGCGACTATGA
- a CDS encoding ABC transporter ATP-binding protein: MLRIFERRLDPFPPDEVPPPPVGLLRFMWACTRGARGYILALALLSAGVSIYEAWLFAFLGQVVDLLASWQAGGTVGPEESRVLWGIGIVLVVSIGLVALRTMVQHQVLAINLPLRLRWDFHRLMLRQSLSFFSDEFSGRVTTKVMQTALAVRDVLFTLIEILPGIGVYFIAIIALAGGFALKLMLPFIAWVVLFGLAMLYFVPRLGKVGQEQANARSSMTGRVSDAYTNITTVKLFSHSNREAHFARAAMEDFKQTGFRQMRLVSQFEIVNQALVVGLIFGAGGYALWLWHQGQVGTGAVAAITAMALRVNGMSHWIMWEITSLFENIGTVQDGMATLTRGPKVQDVPGAAELVTTGGAVSFDKVSFNYNGERQVLNELTLHIRPGEKVGLVGRSGAGKSTLINLLLRFYDVDKGEIRIDGQNVAKVTQDSLRSAIGMVTQDTSLLHRSIRDNIAYGRPDATEAQIRAAAASAQADGFISQLSDRQGNSGYDTLVGERGIKLSGGQRQRIAIARVMLKNAPILLLDEATSALDSEVEVAIQESLDEMMQGKTVIAIAHRLSTIAAMDRLIVMDEGRIIEQGTHAELLAKKGTYARLWQHQSGGFLGEDQGVAEAVE; encoded by the coding sequence ATGCTGCGTATCTTTGAACGTCGGCTCGACCCCTTCCCACCCGACGAGGTACCACCGCCGCCCGTTGGCCTGTTGCGCTTCATGTGGGCTTGTACCCGCGGCGCCCGTGGCTACATCCTGGCGCTGGCGCTGCTCAGTGCCGGGGTGTCGATATACGAAGCCTGGCTATTCGCGTTCCTGGGCCAGGTGGTCGACCTGCTCGCGTCCTGGCAGGCAGGCGGTACTGTTGGCCCCGAGGAAAGCCGTGTGCTGTGGGGGATCGGCATCGTCCTGGTGGTCAGCATCGGGCTGGTGGCGCTGCGCACCATGGTTCAGCACCAGGTGCTGGCGATCAACCTGCCGCTGCGGCTGCGTTGGGATTTTCACCGCCTGATGTTGCGCCAGAGCTTATCGTTCTTTTCTGACGAGTTTTCTGGCCGGGTCACTACCAAGGTGATGCAGACGGCGCTGGCAGTACGAGATGTGCTGTTTACACTCATTGAAATCCTGCCTGGGATTGGCGTGTATTTCATCGCGATCATTGCCCTGGCCGGCGGCTTTGCCCTGAAACTGATGCTGCCCTTCATTGCCTGGGTCGTGCTGTTCGGCTTGGCCATGCTGTATTTCGTCCCCCGGCTGGGCAAGGTCGGGCAGGAGCAGGCCAATGCCCGGTCGTCGATGACCGGGCGGGTTTCTGACGCTTACACCAACATCACCACGGTAAAACTGTTTTCGCACTCCAACCGCGAAGCGCACTTTGCGCGCGCAGCCATGGAAGATTTCAAGCAGACCGGTTTTCGCCAGATGCGCCTGGTGAGCCAGTTCGAAATCGTCAACCAGGCGTTGGTGGTGGGCTTGATCTTTGGTGCCGGTGGCTACGCACTGTGGCTGTGGCACCAGGGCCAGGTTGGCACCGGGGCCGTGGCGGCAATCACCGCCATGGCCTTGCGCGTCAACGGTATGTCGCACTGGATCATGTGGGAAATTACCTCGCTGTTCGAAAACATCGGCACCGTGCAGGACGGTATGGCCACCCTCACCCGCGGCCCCAAGGTGCAGGATGTGCCGGGTGCTGCAGAGCTGGTAACCACGGGTGGCGCGGTGAGTTTCGACAAGGTCAGCTTCAACTACAACGGCGAGCGCCAGGTGCTCAATGAGCTGACGCTGCACATTCGTCCGGGCGAAAAAGTCGGCCTGGTCGGCCGCTCCGGCGCCGGCAAGTCCACCTTGATCAACCTGCTGCTGCGCTTCTACGACGTGGACAAGGGGGAAATACGCATCGACGGGCAGAACGTCGCCAAGGTCACGCAGGATAGCCTGCGCAGCGCCATCGGCATGGTCACTCAGGACACCTCGCTGTTGCACCGTTCGATTCGCGACAATATTGCCTATGGCCGCCCCGATGCTACCGAAGCACAGATCCGTGCCGCTGCGGCCAGTGCCCAGGCCGATGGTTTCATCAGCCAGCTCAGCGACCGCCAGGGCAACAGCGGTTACGACACCCTGGTGGGTGAACGCGGCATCAAGCTGTCTGGCGGCCAACGCCAGCGCATTGCAATTGCCCGGGTGATGCTGAAGAACGCACCGATCCTGCTGCTTGACGAAGCCACCAGCGCGCTGGACTCGGAGGTGGAGGTGGCCATTCAGGAGAGCCTGGATGAAATGATGCAAGGCAAGACCGTTATTGCCATCGCCCACCGGTTGTCGACGATCGCCGCCATGGACCGGCTGATCGTGATGGATGAAGGGCGCATCATCGAGCAAGGCACCCATGCCGAACTGTTGGCGAAAAAGGGTACCTATGCACGGTTGTGGCAGCATCAGAGTGGCGGGTTCCTGGGTGAGGATCAGGGCGTGGCCGAGGCTGTGGAGTAA